The following are from one region of the Kwoniella dendrophila CBS 6074 chromosome 6, complete sequence genome:
- a CDS encoding transcription elongation factor SPT6 produces MSSRSASPEGEGDAIRPYGDERDSSEEESEDDPEEAKRIAEGFIVDEDDEDEDEDDEEEDEEERKRRRKEAKKRKKREKLRAKREKQREDLELSEDELELLNENRGLTGSSHQSRPTKRIRRRSGSLEGGQDDDDLDIGQTDRNREPNLQDMFRDDEDRRDSDEDDLGDFIEEDEDDLAEQGETEDQRRERKREEKLKRRQQKASKPELAGVDRASWDEIYAVFGDGADYDWALDGEDGMDLDDYEDAAKKDLRLEDVFDPAEIKARRLQDEDRAIANNDRPERHQLINSTLSDNPVLAPEGLYPPPDLAAGWAYTKISIRTQYLFCGMLEEGAYTIPGTQQNPSGYVHRRVELSEEFKGAVSSALNMMFVQHLEVPYLWHYKRDTFSKLENEGASSIQFLERDELWSLYTLGQKFRAIYERNQQTQQSWEKIKLRRPDIQDEYLTTKLLSSICMMSIESAAEGSDWLSFHYASDLKAIKEDEAIEEGAKRLPERGDNEDLRSGPIMKLVEAFGISVSQVATTFNELTGQPIPPKNAEKLPNDLAEEFSGQGTGFGGPELALQAASHILVTEFSKDPAIRQQTRDFMDACGVVSVSPTERGMTIIDEYHLYYNFKFLTNKPVNKFKDSPQFLHMLKAEEEGLITITLDADDSQIQSFVETLVRCCRSNDYGEISTAWNALRAEICSDVTRKYLVPSAARWLKEHLKTEADEFVADRCRSELELRVNVRPFASVNMDPGETPSVLALTNGKGEIRDAIMAVMLDDDGNIRTQTKFDNLRDELDKQSFVELVEKRKPNVVVIGGMSVQAARLRDDVAPALRESAIRTYGQNPPVSEAYGNHEQYQGDLAIYDKQLAQHLVPLIFVNDATARLYMNSEEAEKEHPNLPVNGRYALALARYTQNPLNAYAKLGKQIASVTFMEHHQKLINPEKLLIHLERGLVNSVCYMGIEINSCVADVYQRAMLPFISGLGPRKADALVHGIHKQGSLLNRLAFSDLGLFGPTIFENVAGFLTIENDLKDMLLEPENPQEQPDPLDMTRIHPEDYEFAQKMCQDALDLDVEDVTDRHKSEVVQTLMLDDKREHKLKLLNLDDFAFNLQRQGEGNKRHTLGEIVSELVRYRNDKRPTFYVPSEWEVVTMLTGETERTIGRGLKVTATVRKAITARVFCQLESGMDAILERDYVADEDQPPVTSCEEFFKPRQAIKAVVIQPEPSRFQVRISTRESDLRQAVAFIQPFRDEIYNDLNRKLAAEELATAKKRRQAGKIKRIVNHPNWHIMNSGQAEQFLASQHRGDVVIRPSSKGVDHLAVTWKVDQDIYQHIDVQEIDKPNEYSLGRILRVANRYSYSDLDELIINHVKAMSRKLDELQSHEKYKPEEDLESYLKNYVQAHPGRSMYGFSIDSDRPGYVKLCFLNKSTKDGGVISTWPVQVLPGAYKLNNAEVPGVTELCNAFKLQYSARLAEQGSGGKTPGIRLGKTPLPGGRTPGGRTPAIGGRTPAIQGVRAGGATPMYGQPQHMGRTPMQPGMTPNPYGAPIPQQGYGMPSNGHGGPSQQGGYGMPPPQGPGGYGRQPPSGPGGSGMNADRA; encoded by the exons ATGTCTTCGCGTTCTGCCTCaccagaaggtgaaggtgatgcgATTCGACCTTATGGAGATGAGAGGGattcatctgaagaagaatcagaagatgatccagaagaagctaaaagaatTGCAGAAGGAtttatagttgatgaagatgacgaagatgaagatgaagatgatgaagaagaggatgaagaagaacgtaAAAGACGTAGGAAAGAagcaaagaaaagaaagaagagagaaaaattaagagctaaaagagaaaaacagagggaagatttagaattatctgaagatgaattagaattattaaatgAGAATAGAGGATTGACAGGTTCAAGTCATCAATCGAGGCCAACAaaaagaataagaagaagaagtggttCTTTAGAAGGAggtcaagatgatgatgatcttgatatagGACAAACAGATAGAAATAGAGAACCAAATTTACAAGATATGTTCagggatgatgaagatagaagagatagtgatgaagatgatttaggtgattttattgaagaagatgaagatgatctagcagaacaaggtgaaactgaagatcaaagaagagaaaggaaaagagaagaaaagttgaaaagaagaCAGCAGAAAGCCTCCAAACCTGAATTAGCAGGTGTAGATAGAGC ATCCTGGGACGAAATATACGCTGTGTTTGGAGATGGTGCAGATTACGACTGGGctttagatggtgaagatggaatGGATCTCGATGACTATGAAGATGCAGCTAAGAAGGATCTTAGATTGGAAGAT GTATTTGACCCTGCTGAGATCAAAGCACGTCGTCTCCAGGACGAGGACAGAGCTATAGCGAATAATGACAGACCTGAAAGGCATCAGCTTATTAATTCAACTCTATCTGATAATCCAGTATTAGCACCCGAAGGTTTATATCCTCCACCAGATCTAGCAGCAGGATGGGCATATACTAAAATATCTATAAGAACGCAATATCTTTTCTGTGGAATGCTTGAAGAAGGAGCATATACTATACCTGGTACTCAACAAAATCCATCAGGATACGTGCATCGACGTGtagaattatctgaagaatttAAGGGTGCGGTTTCTTCAGCATTAAACATGATGTTTGTCCAGCATTTGGAAGTACCATATTTATGGCACTATAAGAGAGATACATTTAgtaaattagaaaatgaaggtGCAAGTTCAATTCAATTTTtagaaagagatgaattaTGGTCATTATATACTTTAGGTCAGAAATTCAGAGCAATTTATGAGAGGAATCAACAAACTCAACAATCATgggaaaaaatcaaattacgTCGTCCGGatatacaagatgaatatctGACAACTAAATTATTAAGTTCGATTTGTATGATGAGTATAGAATCTGCTGCAGAAGGTTCAGATTGGTTATCTTTTCACTATGCATCAGATTtaaaagctataaaagaagacGAAGCTATAGAAGAAGGTGCAAAGAGGTTACCGGAGAGAGgagataatgaagatttgAGATCTGGTCCCATAATGAAATTAGTCGAG GCTTTCGGTATATCGGTTTCTCAGGTAGCAACTACTTTCAATGAATTGACAGGTCAGCCGATACCGCCCAAAAATGCAGAAAAACTACCCAATGACTTGGCAGAAGAATTTTCTGGACAGGGCACCGGTTTTGGAGGACCTGAATTAGCTTTACAGG CCGCCAGCCATATTCTCGTAACTGAATTTTCGAAAGATCCTGCTATACGGCAGCAGACGCGAGATTTTATGGATGCATGTGGTGTTGTCAGTGTTTCTCCAACAGAGAGGGGAATGACCATCATTGATGAATACCATCTCTATTAC AATTTCAAATTCCTTACCAACAAACCCGTGAACAAATTTAAAGATTCACCTCAATTCTTGCACATgctcaaagctgaagaagaaggtctTATAACGATAACATTAGACGCAGATGACAGTCAGATACAATCGTTTGTAGAGACATTGGTCAGATGTTGTCGCTCAAATGATTACGGAGAGATTTCAACTGCTTGGAACGCTTTACGCGCTGAAATATGCTCCGATGTAACCAGGAAGTACCTTGTACCTTCGGCTGCGAGATGGTTGAAGGAACACCTGAAGAcagaagcagatgaattCGTTGCAGATAGATGCCGATCAGAGCTTGAATTG CGAGTCAACGTTCGACCTTTCGCATCTGTCAATATGGATCCAGGAGAAACACCATCGGTTCTAGCACTgacaaatggtaaaggtgaaatccGAGATGCAATCATGGCTGTGATGCTAGATGACGATGGAAATATCCGGACTCAAACCAAATTCGATAATCTTCGAGATGAATTAGACAAACAATCTTTCGTTGAATTAGTAGAAAAGAGGAAACCCAACGTAGTTGTCATCGGAGGAATGTCTGTTCAAGCTGCTAGATTACGTGATGATGTCGCGCCGGCACTTAGGGAATCAGCGATCAGAACTTATGGTCAAAATCCACCTGTTTCAGAAGCTTATGGTAATCATGAACAATATCAAGGGGATTTAGCAATTTATGATAAACAATTAGCTCAGCATCTTGTTCCCTTGATATTCGTTAATGATGCTACAGCAAGATTATACATGAattctgaagaagctgaaaaagaacaTCCTAATCTACCTGTAAATGGAAGATATGCTTTAGCTTTGGCTAGATATACTCAAAATCCTCTGAATGCTTATgctaaattaggtaaacAGATCGCTTCTGTAACGTTCATggaacatcatcaaaaatta ATCAACCCTGAGAAGCtcttaattcaccttgaaaGAGGTCTCGTCAACTCTGTATGCTATATGGGTATAGAAATCAATTCATGTGTAGCAGACGTTTATCAGCGCGCAATGTTGCCATTCATATCTGGTCTTGGCCCTAGAAAGGCAGATGCTTTAGTCCATGGTATCCACAAACAGGGTTCGCTTCTTAACCGCCTGGCGTTCTCCGATCTTGGTCTTTTCGGTCCTACGATATTCGAAAATGTCGCTGGTTTCCTCACGATAGAGAACGATCTCAAGGATATGTTACTGGAACCTGAAAACCCTCAAGAACAGCCGGATCCTCTGGATATGACACGAATACATCCCGAGGACTATGAATTTGCTCAAAAAATGTGTCAAGATGCCTTGGATCtggatgttgaagatgtaacTGATCGACACAAGTCAGAAGTCGTACAAACACTGATGTTGGATGATAAGCGCGAACATAAACTCAAACTGTTGAACTTGGATGATTTCGCTTTCAACCTGCAACGACAAGGAGAAGGTAACAAGCGACACACTTTAGGAGAAATCGTCAGCGAGCTTGTTCGATATCGAAATGATAAGCGACCGACGTTCTATGTTCCATCGGAATGGGAAGTGGTTACTATGTTAACAGGAGAAACAGAACGTACAATAGGACGCGGTCTAAAGGTTACAGCAACAGTAAGAAAAGCTATAACGGCTAGAGTATTTTGTCAATTGGAATCAGGTATGGATGCAATCCTAGAAAGAGATTATGttgcagatgaagatcaacCACCTGTTACATCATGTGAAGAGTTTTTCAAACCTAGACAAGCTATAAAAGCAGTAGTGATTCAACCTGAACCATCTAGATTCCAGGTCAGAATATCAACTAGAGAATCAGATCTGAGACAAGCGGTAGCATTCATTCAACCATTCCGTGATGAaatatataatgatttaaATAGAAAATTAGCTGCCGAGGAATTAGCTACAGCTAAAAAGAGAAGACAAGCAggaaaaatcaagagaattGTCAATCATCCCAATTGGCATATAATGAATTCTGGACAAGCTGAACAATTTTTAGCTTCACAACATCGTGGTGACGTTGTGATTAGACCTTCATCAAAAGGGGTAGATCATTTAGCTGTAACATGGAAAGTCGATCAAGATATTTATCAACATATTGATGTtcaagaaattgataaaccGAATGAATATTCTTTAGGTAGAATTTTAAGAGTCGCAAATAGATATTCTTATtctgatttagatgaattgatcatAAATCATGTAAAAGCTATGTCAAGAAAGTTAGACGAATTACAATCACATGAAAAATATAAACCTGAAGAGGATCTCG AATCTTACCTCAAAAACTACGTCCAAGCACATCCAGGTAGATCAATGTATGGATTCTCGATTGATTCAGATAGACCAGGTTATGTGAAACTATGTTTCTTGAACAAGTCTACCAAAGATGGTGGTGTAATATCGACTTGG CCCGTTCAAGTACTGCCTGGAGCATACAAACTGAATAATGCCGAAGTACCTGGTGTGACTGAATTATGTAACGCATTCAAATTACAATATTCGGCTAGACTTGCTGAACAAGGCAGTGGTGGTAAAACACCTGGTATTAGATTAGGTAAGACTCCTTTACCCGGTGGAAGAACTCCTGGAGGAAGAACACCTGCTATAGGAGGTAGAACTCCAGCCATTCAAGGTGTAAGAGCTGGTGGAGCTACTCCAATGTATGGTCAACCACAGCATATGGGTAGAACTCCTATGCAGCCTGGTATGACACCGAATCCTT ATGGTGCACCCATTCCTCAACAAGGTTATGGCATGCCCTCTAACGGACATGGTGGACCATCACAGCAAGGTGGTTATGGCATGCCCCCACCTCAAGGTCCAGGTGGATATGGTCGTCAACCACCATCAGGTCCAGGCGGATCAGGTATGAATGCTGACAGAGCGTGA
- a CDS encoding Sua5/YciO/YrdC/YwlC family tRNA threonylcarbamoyl adenosine modification protein produces MASNTPILPCLDFNSIQIAPSSSSSTPLDSPNFDIPPSILPHLETASKHLHNHETVAVPTETVYGLAASSLSQQGLKSIYRIKNRPSDNPLIIHVSSLDMLRKVIPENYEISELYMELINEFWPGPISLLFPSRNSSINNNTSLKTNAIRMPSHKLALALIHHSNLPLSAPSANSSGRPSPTKAEHVYNDLNGSTGLGCILDGGDCGVGVESTVINGLEWIKNGGGRIDILRPGGLGIEQIQEIVEKVDGKKGLTEILLHGKPWKPYPQMPDGSTSDSNGYQQSTKVKSNGTANPLAEKIKPIDLPPSTPGLKYRHYSPKVPVYLLQPNTIFPRPINLPEEAESSTQAILRQISQRIPTNEKGKQKIGVLHYENSPLSSQLVHCVKERDDIQLVPISLGLDSASAAQRLFAGMLTLERIPPENQMEKTGVDAILIEGCSDEGLGLAVMERVSKAVGGGGILGDVRTGEGEVSNNAAKESNTFWVNVTSTL; encoded by the coding sequence ATGGCGTCCAATACCCCAATACTACCGTGCTTAGACTTCAATTCCATTCAGATAGCCCCTTCATCCAGTTCTTCAACTCCCCttgattcaccaaatttcGATATTCCTCCATCGATCTTACCTCATTTGGAAACCGCTTCCAAGCATTTACACAACCATGAAACAGTTGCTGTACCTACTGAAACTGTATACGGATTAGCAGCCTCATCATTATCGCAACAAggattaaaatcaatatatcgAATTAAGAATCGCCCATCGGATAATCCATTAATCATACATGTTTCGTCTTTGGATATGCTTAGAAAAGTTATACCGGAAAATTATGAAATATCAGAATTATATATGGAATTAATCAATGAATTTTGGCCTGGaccaatatcattattatttccaTCCAGAAACTCATCTATTAATAATAATACTTCATTGAAGACAAATGCAATTAGAATGCCATCacataaattagctttagctttaataCATCATtcgaatttacctttatctgcaccatcagctaattcttctggaAGACCAAGTCCAACAAAAGCAGAACATGTTTATAATGATTTAAATGGATCAACAGGCTTAGGATGTATCTTGGATGGTGGAGATTGTGGTGTAGGTGTTGAAAGTACTGTTATAAATGGCTTAGAATGGATCAAGAATGGTGGTGGGAGAATAGATATTTTAAGaccaggtggtttaggtatagaaCAAATTCAGGAAATCGTTGAGAAAGTTGATGGAAAAAAGGGGTTAACCGAAATCCTGCTACATGGAAAACCTTGGAAACCATATCCTCAGATGCCCGATGGATCGACTAGTGATTCAAACGGTTATCAGCAATCGACTAAAGTCAAATCAAACGGAACAGCAAATCCATTGGCAGAGAAAATAAAGCCTAtagatttaccaccttcaacacccGGCTTGAAATATCGGCACTATTCACCTAAAGTCCCAGTTTACTTGCTACAGCCTAATACCATCTTTCCTCGTCCAataaatttacctgaagaagctgaatcttcCACTCAAGCGATTCTCAGACAAATTTCTCAACGTATACCGACtaatgaaaaaggaaaacagaAAATCGGTGTTTTACACTATGAAAATTCTCCTTTAAGCTCTCAACTAGTTCATTGCGTCAAAGAAAGGGATGATATACAGCTAGTACCTATATCTTTAGGCTTAGATTCTGCAAGTGCAGCTCAAAGATTATTTGCTGGAATGTTAACTCTTGAACGAATACCGCCGGAgaatcaaatggaaaagaCAGGCGTAGATGCTATTTTGATAGAAGGATGCTCAGATGAAGGTCTGGGTTTAGCTGTCATGGAAAGAGTTAGTAAAGCTgtcggtggtggtggtatactGGGAGATGTCAGAACAGGGGAAGGAGAAGTCTCGAATAATGCAGCAAAGGAGAGCAATACCTTTTGGGTAAATGTGACAAGTACTTTATAG